The following nucleotide sequence is from Juglans microcarpa x Juglans regia isolate MS1-56 chromosome 6D, Jm3101_v1.0, whole genome shotgun sequence.
TTGTGGGCCTAAtgaatatattagtatatatatatatatatatatatatatatatattttttttttttttagtaacaaactacatatatatatatatatatattaatatatatttatataggatGATGTTATCAATAATGCAGACTCGATCTATCTTCATGAATGGTGAAGATCTAAcacgtatgtatatatatttggtcaTCATACCGATTTATTTAAGTACTgaatataaatcaatatatatatgtcttcatGAATGGTGAGGATCTAAcacgtatgtatatatatttggtcaTCATACCGATTTATTTAAGTACTgaatataaatcaatatatatatacatatatatatcggtTGTTGCATGGATTACATCACAAATTTAACCTCAGAATCTCGTTAATtagaaatctctctctctattccaTGATATCccattatatcatatatatatatatatatatatatatatatgttagctGTCTATATAATAATCTAAGTTAATTataaactctttaaaaaatcatctaaattAAAATAGTGATCATCATGCAGTAGTACTAGTTACCCTTAAAacctaaaaaaccctaatcattatcttaatactatatatatatatatatatatatatatatatatatatatataaacgcaTGCAATTTCTAAActatctcgtttgttttcagaaagtttttcaactcatctcatctcattttatctaatcattataattttttcaaattttcgtacaaaataaaataaacaattcaactttttcaaattctaaaaaatatatatatattctaacaatattttatttaactcttaacttttatctcatctcatatgtgaaaacaaacggATAGAATATTAAAGCTGATCAAAGTCAAGTAATTAAATTAATGCTTCGCTAATGGATCCAAGAATATAATGAATATGTAATAATCATGTGAACAAAACTAGCTAGTTTGACTAAGCATGCGCAGTTATATTCTGATCATAAAACGGTTCtcctaattattaataacataattatcAACATCCTTGACTATGACTCTAATTTCCACAGTTCTAACCCTAAAAAATGTCATCTGTCGGTGCATGCAGCAAACTATATATGGGGCAAGAAGGACTTGATCAGTTAAAAAGATTAAGTTGTCATTGCCGATCAGTATTTGGTAATTAAGCAAGATAATGATGGATGGATTGTTTTATTAATGATCACAGTACTGGCCACCCTTCCAAAACCaaacctttatatatattttttttcttgcagaagtagtacgtacgtagtaaACGTGAATATAAAAAGCAGAAAACGTGAGATAACCCAGATGCAActatctcattttcttaaagaaaaccTCTCCTTTGTAACGCTTATTCCTTTATACAGTAATTCAGGGCGCATGCTGCATGGTGCACATTTGTCTATAATATCTAAGAAGATTCCCTTTTTAAAGCATATAAGTACAAGCTAATACATGATACAAACATGCACAAACAGAGCATAGAGTAGGAGAAAATACAAGAGAAgctgagaagagagagatgggaCTAGGTCATGAGCTGTGTGCAAGAGTGGAGGGCAGTTTCTTCACAAATCTGGCCAAGTCATGGTGTAAAATGGAGAAAAGCCTAAATGATGCGATCTCAAAGAGCTTTGTAGGGAAATACTTCAAACTAGAAGCTAGAAAGAGCTGTTTCACCAGAGAACTACGAGCAGGAACGGCCACTTTTCTCACCATGGCTTATATCATCACCGTCAATGCTACCATCCTCTCCGACTCCGGCGGAACTTGCTCTGTTGCTGACTGCACGGCTCCTGCAAACCAAACAGCTAGCCCTGATTGCATGTTCGAACCCAATTCTGGGTACCAAGATTGTCTTTCGAAGAACAAAAACGACCTTATTGTAGCCACTGCGTTGTCAGCCATGATCGGGTCCATCGCCATGGGAGTTCTTGCTAACCTTCCCTTAGCATTGGCCCCTGCCATGGGACCTAATGCCTACCTTGCCTACAACTTGGTGGGCTTTCATGGATCTGGGGCCATATCTTACCAAACTGCCTTAGCAGTGGTCCTAGTCGAGGGCTGTGCATTCTTTGCAATATCTGCAATTGGGCTGCGCGCAAAGCTGGCCAAACTTATACCTCGCCCAGTTCGGCTTGCTTGTGCTGCAGGAATTGGGCTTTTCATTGCGTTTGTAGGCTTACAGGTGCACCAAGGCGTGGGGCTTGTTGGTCCCGATTCGTCTACATTGGTAACCATCACTGCTTGTGCTAGCACAAACCCAGAAACGGGTGAGTGCATGGGGGGAAAATTGCAGGGTCCAAAGTTCTGGCTTGGATTAGTAGGCTTCATAATCACATCTTATGGGTTAATGAAAGACATTAAGGGGAGCATGATATATGGCATTGTTTTTGTGACAATGATATCATGGTTTAGGGGTACCTCAGTGACATATTTTCCAAACACCCCACTTGGTGAAAACAACTACGAGTATTTCAAAAAAGTTGTTgattttcacataatcaaaTCCACAGCCGGGGCTGTTAGCTTTAATAATTTCAATACTAGTCAGGTTTGGGTGGCATTAGCAACCTTGTTCTATGTTGATGTGCTTGCCACCACAGGCACAATGCACACAATGGCTGAGATTGGAGGGTTTGGTAATGATCAAGGAGGTTTTGAGGGTGAGTACCTGGCCTACTTGGTTGATGCGGGCTCCACAGTCGTGGGGTCTACATTGGGGGTTTCATCAATAGCCACTTACGTGGAATCATCAGCAGGGATGAGAGAAGGGGGTCGAACAGGATTAACGGCTGTGATTATTGGTTTGTACTTCTTCATATCATTGTTCTTCATCCCACTGTTTTCAAGTGTTCCTTCATGGGCCCTAGGCCCTTCACTAGTTATGGTTggggtgatgatgatgaaggtggtaaatgaaataaattggaGTAACATGAAGGAAGCAATCCCAGCTTTTGTCACAATTCTTCTTATGCCACTAACTTATTCCATTTCCAATGGAATTATTGGTGGGATTGGGCTTTATATGGCTCTTAGCCTCTATGATTTTGTAATGGGGTCCATAAGGTGGCTGATCAAGATGAGGAGGAGGGTTATCCAGGAACAAAATCAAGTCTCTCATGCTACTGCTGGTCATCATGTAGATCCAACATTAGTTCATGATCAGATCACTCatgtatgaaatatatatatatatatattagaccTACCAGACCGGATCGATTAACCCTAATTATTTCGATTAGATTAATGTTTGGTATAAGGTGAAATTCATCTCCAATGTTGAGTATCTAGATTTTCatttacattaaaataattttcccCAAACcatgttaattaatatatgtcATCTGATTATTAAAAGATAtcatcttaataataataaacattaattaagaaaatgaaaatgaaggtaatctaagaaaatgaaaatgaaggtAATCTAAATTGGGTGGCTAGGCTACCGCTGTGGCCTGCTGTGACCACCCACAAGGTGGCTGGCAGTAGCCACCGTACTAGAGCCTAATGCGGCCACCCACCCATGGGCAGGATGGTCACCCTCAGACACCCCTGGTTGGTTGAATAACTGCCACCCCATGGTGGTTGTGCCGCCACAAGGTGGTGAAactctttcatctcatctttatttcttcactattcatcaaaatatatatggaacGTACACAAGaatttaaatgattttccagACACTAGATAtcaataaaggaaaaatctaattgtaagcgattctgcgcactaatacgcgcacccgttcaatatgattagtcaaaaagtaaattttattgaaacagtactaatttgaatttagaatatgaaggtaaCAACATTAGTACGTAGATTGGTACGCAAATTTGCTTGTACTTAGCAAAACTcattaacaaaatcaaaacaacatACTAAAAGATCATGAGTCCCCCCAATGCAGGGAAAACGTACATTGAGTTGAGTTAGCCATCTCAAATTAAAATGAT
It contains:
- the LOC121234902 gene encoding adenine/guanine permease AZG2 yields the protein MGLGHELCARVEGSFFTNLAKSWCKMEKSLNDAISKSFVGKYFKLEARKSCFTRELRAGTATFLTMAYIITVNATILSDSGGTCSVADCTAPANQTASPDCMFEPNSGYQDCLSKNKNDLIVATALSAMIGSIAMGVLANLPLALAPAMGPNAYLAYNLVGFHGSGAISYQTALAVVLVEGCAFFAISAIGLRAKLAKLIPRPVRLACAAGIGLFIAFVGLQVHQGVGLVGPDSSTLVTITACASTNPETGECMGGKLQGPKFWLGLVGFIITSYGLMKDIKGSMIYGIVFVTMISWFRGTSVTYFPNTPLGENNYEYFKKVVDFHIIKSTAGAVSFNNFNTSQVWVALATLFYVDVLATTGTMHTMAEIGGFGNDQGGFEGEYLAYLVDAGSTVVGSTLGVSSIATYVESSAGMREGGRTGLTAVIIGLYFFISLFFIPLFSSVPSWALGPSLVMVGVMMMKVVNEINWSNMKEAIPAFVTILLMPLTYSISNGIIGGIGLYMALSLYDFVMGSIRWLIKMRRRVIQEQNQVSHATAGHHVDPTLVHDQITHV